One Setaria viridis chromosome 3, Setaria_viridis_v4.0, whole genome shotgun sequence DNA window includes the following coding sequences:
- the LOC117846974 gene encoding uncharacterized protein At5g48480, which yields MAEVATNGSEVLAAPAAVPAPAVFSGLKVQVTVPAGRAEEAVAFYKAAFAAEEVSRSTHPKRKGDGEAAALLCAELKVGAATLLVCDQAGDDVPAVGKEGAAASGLVLRLETDDVNAAAAQAATAGAALQGEVTEDGCGLGATLVDPFGVTWAFASSTSAKKCG from the exons ATGGCGGAGGTGGCGACCAACGGCTCTGAGGTGCTCGCCGCCCCGGCGgccgtgccggcgccggcggtgttCTCCGGGCTGAAGGTGCAGGTGACGGTTCCGGCAGGGCGCGCCGAGGAGGCGGTGGCCTTCTACAAGGCCGCTTTCGCCGCGGAGGAGGTGTCCCGCTCCACCCACCCGAAGCGCAAGGGtgacggggaggcggcggccctgCTCTGCGCCGAGCTGAAGGTCGGCGCGGCGACCCTGCTCGTCTGTGACCAGGCCGGCGACGACGTCCCCGCCGT GGGCAAGGAAGGCGCCGCCGCTAGTGGGCTGGTTCTGCGCCTGGAGACCGACGACGTGAACGCtgccgcggcgcaggcggcgacCGCCGGTGCGGCGCTGCAGGGGGAGGTAACCGAGGACGGCTGCGGGCTGGGCGCCACCCTCGTCGACCCCTTCGGCGTCACCTGGGCCttcgcctcctccacctccgccaaGAAGTGTGGCTAG